One region of Sphingomonas adhaesiva genomic DNA includes:
- a CDS encoding DNA methyltransferase, with protein sequence MSVVHPLHSICPYFAMFPPGFVERYVLAFTNPGDIVFDPFSGRGTTIFESLLLGRQAYGLDINPVAACVSAAKADPPTRAALLNRIEALKTQCADAGVIEVPTSEFFEACYAPMTLRQLVFLRTALQWRSSKVDRFIAAMALGCLHGESHKSQNCFSNRMPRTISTKPDYSVRWWAEKELVPPQRDVFEILKRQVDFRLARGVPALVGEARIGDVRNATKMFRKLRGQVKLVVTSPPYLDTTDYGEDQWLRLWFLGGAERPKGRIFADARHGTSAAYWTFLAAAWNGISGLLAPDCTIVIRIGGMSFAPDELENGVLTSLREGLGSPVLDVIQPLDVSEIKNRQTNVFRPGTKGKRVEYDFVVRAA encoded by the coding sequence ATGAGCGTGGTCCATCCTCTTCATTCGATCTGCCCGTACTTCGCGATGTTTCCTCCCGGCTTTGTCGAGCGCTACGTTTTGGCGTTCACGAATCCCGGTGACATTGTTTTCGATCCATTCAGTGGTCGAGGAACGACTATATTTGAGAGCTTGCTGCTCGGCCGCCAAGCCTACGGCTTGGATATCAATCCAGTCGCTGCTTGTGTATCTGCGGCAAAGGCCGATCCGCCTACGCGCGCCGCATTGTTGAATCGCATTGAAGCCTTGAAGACGCAATGCGCAGACGCTGGCGTTATAGAAGTCCCGACCAGCGAATTTTTCGAAGCATGCTATGCGCCAATGACACTAAGGCAATTGGTTTTTTTGCGCACTGCGCTTCAATGGAGGTCCAGCAAAGTCGATCGCTTCATTGCAGCGATGGCTCTCGGTTGTCTGCATGGAGAATCACATAAATCGCAGAACTGTTTCTCTAACCGGATGCCGCGCACGATTTCTACCAAACCAGACTATTCGGTGCGGTGGTGGGCAGAGAAGGAGCTTGTACCTCCCCAGCGAGATGTATTTGAAATCCTCAAACGGCAGGTTGATTTCAGACTCGCACGCGGCGTTCCCGCTCTGGTCGGCGAAGCCAGGATCGGCGACGTTCGGAACGCCACGAAAATGTTCCGAAAACTTCGTGGTCAGGTAAAGTTAGTCGTCACGTCACCGCCTTACCTCGATACAACAGATTACGGCGAGGACCAGTGGCTCCGGCTGTGGTTTCTTGGAGGTGCGGAACGTCCAAAAGGCCGCATTTTTGCGGACGCCCGGCATGGCACTTCGGCCGCCTATTGGACATTTCTGGCGGCTGCATGGAACGGCATAAGCGGCCTTCTGGCACCTGACTGTACGATCGTAATTAGAATTGGCGGCATGAGTTTTGCGCCTGATGAACTTGAAAACGGCGTACTAACCTCTCTTCGAGAAGGATTGGGCTCACCTGTTCTCGATGTGATCCAACCGCTTGATGTGTCGGAAATCAAGAATAGACAAACGAATGTCTTTCGACCGGGAACAAAAGGCAAGA
- a CDS encoding DNA methyltransferase → MTDTAQAPRNMIFNGDCIGVMQAFDTGSIDFILTDPPYVTNYRDRQGRSVANDDNGRWLKPAFAEMHRVLKEGGFAVSFYGWNKVDLFMEAWRAAGFRIVGHLVFRKRYASSSRFLRYEHEQAYLLAKGNPRMPARVIPDVIDFPYSGNRLHPTQKPVEALRPLVEAFSRPGELVLDPFSGSGSTLVAAQALGRDWVGIELDNGHYHTATSRLAEANRRAAA, encoded by the coding sequence ATGACCGACACCGCCCAGGCTCCCCGCAACATGATCTTCAACGGCGATTGCATCGGCGTGATGCAGGCGTTCGACACCGGCAGCATCGACTTCATCCTGACCGATCCGCCCTACGTCACCAACTACCGCGACCGGCAAGGACGCAGCGTCGCCAACGACGATAACGGCCGCTGGCTCAAGCCCGCGTTTGCCGAGATGCACCGGGTGCTTAAGGAAGGCGGGTTCGCGGTCAGCTTCTACGGCTGGAACAAGGTGGACCTGTTCATGGAGGCGTGGCGCGCGGCGGGCTTCCGCATCGTCGGGCATCTGGTGTTCCGCAAGCGGTATGCGTCGTCGTCGCGTTTCCTGCGCTACGAGCACGAGCAGGCGTATCTTCTCGCCAAGGGCAATCCCCGGATGCCGGCGCGCGTCATTCCCGACGTGATCGACTTTCCCTACAGCGGCAACCGGCTCCACCCGACGCAGAAGCCAGTGGAGGCGCTACGTCCGCTCGTCGAGGCGTTCAGCCGGCCGGGGGAACTTGTGCTGGACCCGTTCAGCGGATCGGGATCGACGCTGGTGGCGGCGCAGGCGCTGGGGCGCGATTGGGTCGGCATCGAACTGGACAACGGCCACTATCACACCGCGACCAGCCGGCTGGCGGAGGCGAACCGCAGGGCAGCCGCATAG